The following are encoded together in the Thunnus albacares chromosome 7, fThuAlb1.1, whole genome shotgun sequence genome:
- the kcnc1b gene encoding potassium voltage-gated channel subfamily C member 1b isoform X1 → MGLSDDKDRIVINVGGIRHQTYRSTLRTLPGTRLSWLAEPDAPNHFDYDAKIEEFFFDRHPGVFAHILNYYRTGKLHCPADVCGPLYEEELAFWGIDETDVEPCCWMTYRQHREAEEALDSFGGGGLLDLGSDDAEPEQDHGEDEVDEMTRRLAHGDCPDTRSGSLWSRWQKHVWALFEDPYSSKYARWVALASLFFILVSITTFCLETHEAFNPIINRTELEVVDNITVEHTYQETETALYLTYIEGVCVVWFTFEFLMRITFCPNKFDFIRNALNIIDFVAILPFYLEVGLSGLSSKAAKDVLGFLRVVRFVRILRIFKLTRHFVGLRVLGHTLRASTNEFLLLIIFLALGVLIFATMIYYAERIGANPNDPRASEHTHFKNIPIGFWWAVVTMTTLGYGDMYPQTTSGMLVGALCALAGVLTIAMPVPVIVNNFGMYYSLAMAKQKLPKKKNRHIPRAPQPGSPNFCKSSISSQPQSPIPHDDVFEIKFQDSKLNGEAASAALANEDCPHIDQAISPEEIFSPNERERPCFLVTTAERPNHTGGRVRRGYEKPWSLNSMSGMSGDASGVSSVSALPCSPPCLMQHSHSPIPSIM, encoded by the exons ATGGGCCTGAGCGACGACAAGGATCGCATTGTGATTAACGTGGGAGGGATCAGACATCAGACATACCGCAGCACCCTGCGCACCCTACCTGGCACTCGCTTGTCCTGGCTGGCCGAGCCTGATGCACCCAACCACTTTGACTATGATGCCAAGATCGAGGAATTTTTCTTCGACCGCCACCCTGGCGTTTTTGCACATATCCTTAATTACTACAGGACAGGTAAACTGCACTGCCCGGCTGATGTCTGCGGGCCCCTCTATGAGGAGGAACTGGCCTTCTGGGGCATTGATGAGACAGACGTGGAGCCATGCTGCTGGATGACCTATCGCCAGCACCGGGAGGCAGAGGAGGCCCTTGATAGTTTCGGCGGGGGGGGCCTGTTAGACCTGGGGAGCGATGATGCGGAGCCAGAGCAGGACCATGGTGAAGATGAAGTGGATGAGATGACAAGGAGGCTGGCGCATGGAGACTGTCCTGACACCAGGAGTGGGAGCTTGTGGAGCCGGTGGCAGAAACATGTTTGGGCTCTGTTTGAGGACCCATACTCCTCTAAATATGCAAGG TGGGTGGCTCTGGCCTCGCTGTTCTTTATTCTGGTGTCCATCACCACCTTCTGTCTGGAGACCCACGAGGCCTTCAACCCCATCATCAACCGCACTGAGCTGGAGGTGGTGGACAACATCACAGTGGAGCACACCTACCAGGAGACTGAGACTGCGCTCTACCTCACCTACATTGAAGGCGTTTGTGTGGTGTGGTTCACTTTCGAATTTCTAATGCGAATAACTTTCTGCCCGAACAAATTTGACTTCATTCGGAACGCCCTAAACATCATCGACTTTGTGGCCATCCTGCCCTTCTACCTAGAGGTGGGCCTCAGCGGGCTCTCCTCAAAGGCAGCGAAGGACGTGCTGGGTTTCCTGAGAGTGGTCCGCTTTGTGCGGATCCTGCGTATCTTCAAGCTCACCCGTCACTTTGTGGGTCTGAGGGTGCTGGGTCACACATTGAGGGCCAGCACCAATGAGTTCCTGCTGCTTATCATCTTCCTCGCTCTTGGTGTCCTAATCTTTGCCACTATGATCTACTACGCTGAACGGATTGGAGCAAACCCCAACGACCCCCGAGCAAGCGAGCACACACACTTCAAGAACATCCCGATCGGATTCTGGTGGGCTGTGGTGACCATGACGACCCTCGGCTATGGAGACATGTACCCTCAGACGACCTCCGGTATGCTGGTCGGAGCCCTGTGTGCCCTGGCAGGTGTGCTGACCATCGCTATGCCCGTCCCTGTGATTGTCAACAACTTTGGAATGTATTACTCCCTGGCCATGGCGAAACAGAAActaccaaagaaaaaaaataggcaTATCCCTCGGGCACCCCAACCAGGTTCTCCTAACTTCTGTAAGTCAAGCATCAGCTCCCAACCACAGAGCCCCATCCCCCATGACGACGTTTTCGAGATAAAGTTTCAAG ATTCAAAGCTGAACGGTGAGGCAGCTAGCGCAGCTCTGGCCAACGAAGACTGTCCTCACATAGACCAGGCCATATCGCCGGAGGAAATCTTCAGTCCCAACGAGAGAGAGCGGCCATGCTTCCTGGTCACCACGGCTGAACGCCCCAACCACACAGGGGGCAGAGTGAGGAGGG GTTATGAAAAGCCTTGGAGCCTTAACAGCATGTCTGGCATGAGCGGGGATGCCTCTGGAGTGTCCTCAGTGTCCGCCCTGCCCTGCAGCCCACCCTGTCTAATGCAGCACTCACATTCTCCCATCCCATCCATTATGTAG
- the kcnc1b gene encoding potassium voltage-gated channel subfamily C member 1b isoform X2 gives MGLSDDKDRIVINVGGIRHQTYRSTLRTLPGTRLSWLAEPDAPNHFDYDAKIEEFFFDRHPGVFAHILNYYRTGKLHCPADVCGPLYEEELAFWGIDETDVEPCCWMTYRQHREAEEALDSFGGGGLLDLGSDDAEPEQDHGEDEVDEMTRRLAHGDCPDTRSGSLWSRWQKHVWALFEDPYSSKYARWVALASLFFILVSITTFCLETHEAFNPIINRTELEVVDNITVEHTYQETETALYLTYIEGVCVVWFTFEFLMRITFCPNKFDFIRNALNIIDFVAILPFYLEVGLSGLSSKAAKDVLGFLRVVRFVRILRIFKLTRHFVGLRVLGHTLRASTNEFLLLIIFLALGVLIFATMIYYAERIGANPNDPRASEHTHFKNIPIGFWWAVVTMTTLGYGDMYPQTTSGMLVGALCALAGVLTIAMPVPVIVNNFGMYYSLAMAKQKLPKKKNRHIPRAPQPGSPNFCKSSISSQPQSPIPHDDVFEIKFQDSKLNGEAASAALANEDCPHIDQAISPEEIFSPNERERPCFLVTTAERPNHTGGRVRRETQRQHRSRQPTESVCVMNHGVPTTMCMTHNGPSPT, from the exons ATGGGCCTGAGCGACGACAAGGATCGCATTGTGATTAACGTGGGAGGGATCAGACATCAGACATACCGCAGCACCCTGCGCACCCTACCTGGCACTCGCTTGTCCTGGCTGGCCGAGCCTGATGCACCCAACCACTTTGACTATGATGCCAAGATCGAGGAATTTTTCTTCGACCGCCACCCTGGCGTTTTTGCACATATCCTTAATTACTACAGGACAGGTAAACTGCACTGCCCGGCTGATGTCTGCGGGCCCCTCTATGAGGAGGAACTGGCCTTCTGGGGCATTGATGAGACAGACGTGGAGCCATGCTGCTGGATGACCTATCGCCAGCACCGGGAGGCAGAGGAGGCCCTTGATAGTTTCGGCGGGGGGGGCCTGTTAGACCTGGGGAGCGATGATGCGGAGCCAGAGCAGGACCATGGTGAAGATGAAGTGGATGAGATGACAAGGAGGCTGGCGCATGGAGACTGTCCTGACACCAGGAGTGGGAGCTTGTGGAGCCGGTGGCAGAAACATGTTTGGGCTCTGTTTGAGGACCCATACTCCTCTAAATATGCAAGG TGGGTGGCTCTGGCCTCGCTGTTCTTTATTCTGGTGTCCATCACCACCTTCTGTCTGGAGACCCACGAGGCCTTCAACCCCATCATCAACCGCACTGAGCTGGAGGTGGTGGACAACATCACAGTGGAGCACACCTACCAGGAGACTGAGACTGCGCTCTACCTCACCTACATTGAAGGCGTTTGTGTGGTGTGGTTCACTTTCGAATTTCTAATGCGAATAACTTTCTGCCCGAACAAATTTGACTTCATTCGGAACGCCCTAAACATCATCGACTTTGTGGCCATCCTGCCCTTCTACCTAGAGGTGGGCCTCAGCGGGCTCTCCTCAAAGGCAGCGAAGGACGTGCTGGGTTTCCTGAGAGTGGTCCGCTTTGTGCGGATCCTGCGTATCTTCAAGCTCACCCGTCACTTTGTGGGTCTGAGGGTGCTGGGTCACACATTGAGGGCCAGCACCAATGAGTTCCTGCTGCTTATCATCTTCCTCGCTCTTGGTGTCCTAATCTTTGCCACTATGATCTACTACGCTGAACGGATTGGAGCAAACCCCAACGACCCCCGAGCAAGCGAGCACACACACTTCAAGAACATCCCGATCGGATTCTGGTGGGCTGTGGTGACCATGACGACCCTCGGCTATGGAGACATGTACCCTCAGACGACCTCCGGTATGCTGGTCGGAGCCCTGTGTGCCCTGGCAGGTGTGCTGACCATCGCTATGCCCGTCCCTGTGATTGTCAACAACTTTGGAATGTATTACTCCCTGGCCATGGCGAAACAGAAActaccaaagaaaaaaaataggcaTATCCCTCGGGCACCCCAACCAGGTTCTCCTAACTTCTGTAAGTCAAGCATCAGCTCCCAACCACAGAGCCCCATCCCCCATGACGACGTTTTCGAGATAAAGTTTCAAG ATTCAAAGCTGAACGGTGAGGCAGCTAGCGCAGCTCTGGCCAACGAAGACTGTCCTCACATAGACCAGGCCATATCGCCGGAGGAAATCTTCAGTCCCAACGAGAGAGAGCGGCCATGCTTCCTGGTCACCACGGCTGAACGCCCCAACCACACAGGGGGCAGAGTGAGGAGGG aGACCCAGCGACAGCATCGGAGCAGACAACCAACTGAGTCAGTTTGTGTTATGAACCATGGTGTACCAACCACTATGTGTATGACCCATAATGGCCCATCACCCACCTGA